A genomic window from Oceanibaculum nanhaiense includes:
- a CDS encoding MarR family transcriptional regulator translates to MTVAKTARTEESAIVKNSAPSEEPGWRGGVLQGRPGFLIRRLHQIHTALFLQECGEEKITPIMYSVLSALSQIGPVDQTTLARAVAIDKTNMADILERLRKRGLIRRRISTKDRRVRLTGLTDEGRDLLDRIDEKAERAHLRTLEDLPPAEQAQLVTLMTRIVEAKDTSTDSTGTDSTGAGDSVVD, encoded by the coding sequence ATGACTGTCGCCAAGACAGCGCGGACGGAGGAGTCCGCCATTGTGAAAAATTCCGCGCCGTCCGAGGAACCGGGCTGGCGCGGCGGGGTGCTGCAAGGCCGGCCGGGATTCCTGATCCGCCGCCTGCACCAGATCCACACCGCGCTGTTCCTGCAGGAATGCGGCGAGGAGAAGATCACCCCGATCATGTATTCGGTGCTCTCCGCGCTGTCGCAGATCGGCCCGGTGGACCAGACCACGCTGGCCAGGGCGGTGGCCATCGACAAGACCAACATGGCCGACATTCTGGAACGGCTGCGCAAGCGCGGGCTGATCCGGCGCCGCATCTCGACCAAGGACCGGCGCGTGCGGCTGACCGGCCTGACCGATGAAGGCCGCGACCTGCTCGACCGCATCGACGAAAAGGCGGAACGCGCGCATCTGCGCACGCTGGAGGATTTGCCGCCGGCGGAACAGGCGCAACTCGTCACGCTGATGACCCGCATCGTCGAGGCCAAGGATACCAGCACCGATTCCACAGGCACCGATTCCACCGGCGCTGGAGATTCCGTCGTCGATTGA
- a CDS encoding xanthine dehydrogenase family Fe-S subunit yields the protein MSLQEITLTLNGETVTKPAEPRTHLADFLREDHLLTGTHLGCEQGVCGACTLYVDGRPVRSCITFATSCEGADVRSIEGFEADPLMARLRAAFTKHHGLQCGYCTPGMLATAYDIVRRLPDADETRIRAELSGNICRCTGYAGIVEAIRDVLANDPPQAALQPLTRKRRAATDNSSILATAVPADEPAADLPLLDVTALADGVELTREIALAAPAGKVWSVLSDIPAVVACIPGASLDGPVEDDIVRGRCVVALGPMRASFAGSARIKLDAAAQTGTVAGSGRDRLSRSSLDGALNFALKAEGETASRLSLAMRYRLKGPLAQFGRPALVAEIADRILADVAANIAARASGQAAPAQPQALNGLALLVAALKRLLRLG from the coding sequence ATGAGCCTGCAAGAGATCACCCTGACACTGAATGGCGAAACCGTCACGAAGCCGGCGGAGCCGCGCACCCATCTCGCCGATTTCCTGCGCGAGGATCATCTGCTGACCGGCACCCATCTGGGCTGCGAGCAGGGCGTGTGCGGCGCGTGCACGCTCTATGTCGATGGAAGGCCGGTGCGCTCCTGCATCACCTTTGCCACATCGTGTGAGGGCGCCGATGTGCGCAGCATCGAAGGCTTCGAGGCCGATCCGCTGATGGCGCGGCTGCGCGCCGCCTTCACCAAGCATCATGGCCTGCAATGCGGCTATTGCACGCCCGGCATGCTGGCCACCGCCTATGACATCGTGCGCCGCCTGCCCGACGCCGACGAAACGCGTATTCGTGCGGAACTGTCGGGAAATATCTGCCGCTGCACCGGCTACGCCGGCATCGTCGAGGCGATCCGCGATGTGCTGGCCAACGATCCGCCGCAGGCTGCACTTCAGCCCCTGACGCGCAAGCGCCGGGCGGCAACGGATAACTCTTCCATATTGGCCACAGCGGTCCCGGCTGACGAACCCGCTGCCGATCTTCCGCTGTTGGACGTGACAGCACTGGCGGACGGGGTGGAGCTGACGCGCGAGATCGCGCTGGCGGCGCCCGCCGGCAAGGTCTGGTCGGTGCTGAGCGATATTCCCGCCGTGGTTGCCTGCATTCCCGGCGCATCGCTGGACGGTCCGGTCGAGGACGACATCGTGCGGGGCCGCTGCGTCGTCGCACTGGGGCCGATGCGGGCCAGCTTCGCAGGCTCGGCGCGGATTAAGCTGGATGCGGCGGCGCAGACCGGCACGGTGGCCGGCAGCGGCCGCGACCGGCTCAGCCGCTCCAGCCTGGACGGGGCGCTGAACTTCGCGCTGAAAGCGGAGGGCGAAACCGCCTCCCGCCTGTCTCTCGCCATGCGCTACCGGTTGAAGGGGCCGCTGGCGCAGTTCGGCCGGCCGGCGCTGGTGGCGGAGATCGCCGACCGCATCCTGGCCGATGTCGCGGCCAACATCGCCGCGCGCGCCAGCGGGCAGGCCGCACCCGCACAGCCGCAGGCGCTGAACGGGCTGGCGCTTTTGGTCGCGGCGCTGAAACGCCTCTTGCGGCTGGGCTGA
- a CDS encoding FAD binding domain-containing protein gives MKPARFDYLSAADIAGTVSLLAEGAKPMAGNQSLGPMLNLRLARPGHLADIALLPELRAVEETPDAVLLGAAITHAEIEDGEVPDPTGGWLRAAAANIAHRAVRNRGTIGGSLAHADPAADWPIVLTGLGVSVRLQGPEGVREMPVADFLTGPFSTALRPDELLTAVILPRPSKGARWGYWKFCRQVGEFAKASAAVLIDPNGLGLRCAVGALGRQPLLLDDPAALIEGRVSPVEALAKALPDRAPAELTLHATALTRALMQAKGEE, from the coding sequence ATGAAGCCCGCCCGGTTCGACTATCTCTCCGCCGCCGATATCGCCGGTACCGTTTCCCTGCTGGCCGAGGGCGCTAAGCCGATGGCCGGCAACCAGTCGCTGGGGCCGATGCTGAATCTGCGGCTCGCCCGCCCCGGCCATCTGGCCGATATCGCCCTGCTGCCGGAACTGCGCGCGGTCGAGGAAACGCCCGATGCCGTGCTGCTGGGGGCGGCCATCACCCATGCCGAGATCGAGGATGGCGAAGTGCCGGACCCGACCGGCGGCTGGCTCCGTGCGGCGGCGGCGAACATCGCCCACCGCGCGGTGCGCAACCGCGGCACCATCGGCGGCAGCCTTGCCCATGCCGATCCCGCCGCCGACTGGCCCATCGTGCTGACCGGGCTGGGTGTTTCCGTGCGGTTGCAGGGCCCAGAGGGCGTAAGGGAAATGCCGGTGGCGGACTTCCTTACCGGGCCGTTCTCCACGGCTTTACGGCCAGATGAGTTGCTGACGGCGGTGATCCTGCCGCGCCCGTCGAAGGGGGCACGCTGGGGCTACTGGAAATTCTGCCGGCAGGTCGGCGAATTCGCCAAGGCCAGCGCCGCCGTGCTGATCGACCCGAACGGGTTGGGGCTGCGCTGCGCGGTCGGCGCGCTGGGCCGCCAGCCGCTGCTGCTGGACGATCCGGCGGCGCTGATCGAAGGGCGGGTAAGCCCGGTCGAGGCGCTGGCCAAGGCACTGCCCGACCGCGCGCCAGCGGAACTGACGCTGCATGCCACGGCGCTGACCCGCGCCCTGATGCAGGCGAAAGGCGAGGAGTAA
- a CDS encoding xanthine dehydrogenase family protein molybdopterin-binding subunit, whose protein sequence is MATESGQNESGKGIGARLPRREDDRFLRGRGRFVGDMKLPGMLEMAFVRSPLAHARIRGVTKPAEGGQHVYTVADLIGVKGMRADSGLPGFRGSVQPILAEGKVRHVGEPVAACLAENRALAEDLAELVEVDFEELPAVHDMTKACDADAPLLHAHWEKNAFLESAVDIGFEAAIKDAAAVVTRRYRTARQCMAPLEGRGVLAVWDRNLEMLTLHSATQMPHVVRTGLAECLGLDQGQVRIVAPDVGGGFGYKGILLAEEVCAGYLAMKLDRPIRWLEDRREHLTGNANCREHSYEITGYAAADGELLAVDCKAIVDSGAYSIYPFSACLEAAQVPSILPGPYQMRGFRCTTMAAATNKPPILPFRGVARTGVCFALELTLDGLARELGISQEEIRRRNLVRPDQMPFINITNKHFDSGDYPEALRRAVEAIDIPAVRKRQAEATGNTRIGLGFALFCEQGAHGTSVYSGWGIPMVPGFEQATARLTPDGGLELRVGVHSHGQGLETTLAQIANSEIGVDPAKVKLVHGDTAYTPYSTGTWGSRCAVMAGGATGTACAALGERIRKIAAHLMQAKPEEVVLADGFARAGSSQISIAEVAATWYQKPQLLPDDVDPRGLEATEGYKTVRDTGTFSYACHAVVVSVDLSLGHIQLLDYVIVEDAGTMLNPMIVDGQVYGGTVQGIGTALFEEMPFDAAGQPLASTLADYHLPVAADIPPIRILHMETRSPISRFGQKGIGESGAIGPPAAIANAVNDALAPLGAAVNEIPLTPERVLRALAEAQPKMAAE, encoded by the coding sequence ATGGCGACGGAGTCCGGGCAAAACGAGAGTGGAAAAGGCATCGGCGCGCGCCTGCCGCGGCGGGAGGATGACCGTTTCCTGCGTGGGCGGGGCCGCTTTGTCGGCGATATGAAGCTGCCCGGCATGCTGGAGATGGCGTTCGTGCGCAGCCCGCTGGCACATGCCCGTATTCGTGGTGTCACCAAACCGGCCGAGGGCGGGCAACACGTCTATACCGTTGCCGACCTGATCGGCGTGAAGGGCATGCGCGCCGATTCCGGCCTGCCCGGCTTTCGCGGATCGGTGCAGCCGATCCTGGCCGAGGGCAAGGTGCGCCATGTTGGCGAGCCGGTCGCCGCCTGCCTGGCCGAGAACCGTGCCCTGGCCGAGGATCTGGCGGAGCTGGTCGAGGTCGATTTCGAGGAGCTGCCGGCGGTCCACGACATGACGAAGGCGTGCGATGCCGACGCACCCCTGTTGCACGCGCATTGGGAGAAGAACGCCTTTCTGGAATCCGCCGTCGATATCGGTTTCGAGGCGGCGATCAAGGATGCTGCCGCCGTGGTCACGCGGCGCTACCGCACCGCCCGGCAATGCATGGCGCCGCTGGAAGGGCGCGGCGTGCTGGCGGTCTGGGACCGCAATCTGGAAATGCTCACGCTGCATTCCGCGACGCAGATGCCGCATGTGGTGCGCACCGGGCTTGCCGAATGTCTGGGCCTCGATCAGGGGCAGGTGCGCATCGTCGCGCCGGATGTCGGCGGCGGCTTCGGCTACAAGGGCATATTGCTGGCGGAGGAGGTCTGCGCCGGCTATCTGGCGATGAAGCTGGACCGGCCGATCCGCTGGCTGGAGGACCGCAGGGAGCATCTGACCGGCAACGCCAATTGCCGCGAACATTCCTATGAGATCACCGGTTATGCCGCCGCCGATGGCGAGCTGCTGGCGGTCGATTGCAAGGCCATCGTCGATTCCGGCGCCTATTCGATCTACCCCTTCTCGGCCTGCCTGGAGGCGGCGCAGGTGCCCAGCATCCTGCCCGGCCCCTACCAGATGCGCGGCTTCCGCTGCACCACCATGGCGGCGGCGACCAACAAGCCGCCGATCCTGCCGTTCCGGGGCGTGGCGCGCACCGGTGTGTGCTTTGCGCTGGAACTGACGCTGGACGGGCTGGCCCGCGAACTGGGCATCAGCCAGGAGGAAATCCGCCGGCGCAATCTGGTGCGGCCCGACCAGATGCCCTTCATCAACATCACCAACAAGCATTTCGACAGCGGCGACTATCCCGAGGCGCTACGCCGCGCGGTGGAGGCCATCGACATTCCCGCTGTGCGCAAACGCCAGGCGGAGGCCACCGGCAATACGCGCATCGGGCTGGGCTTCGCGCTGTTCTGCGAGCAGGGGGCGCATGGCACCTCGGTCTATTCCGGCTGGGGCATCCCGATGGTGCCGGGCTTCGAGCAGGCGACGGCGCGCCTTACCCCCGATGGCGGGCTGGAACTGCGCGTCGGCGTGCACAGCCACGGCCAGGGGCTGGAAACCACGCTGGCGCAGATCGCCAATAGCGAGATCGGCGTCGATCCGGCGAAGGTGAAGCTGGTGCATGGCGATACCGCCTACACGCCCTATTCGACCGGCACCTGGGGGTCGCGCTGCGCGGTCATGGCCGGCGGTGCTACCGGCACGGCCTGCGCCGCGCTGGGCGAACGCATCCGCAAGATCGCCGCGCATCTGATGCAGGCGAAGCCGGAGGAGGTGGTGCTGGCAGACGGTTTTGCCCGCGCCGGATCAAGCCAGATCTCAATCGCGGAGGTGGCGGCCACCTGGTACCAGAAGCCGCAATTGCTGCCCGACGATGTCGATCCGCGTGGGCTGGAGGCGACCGAGGGCTACAAGACGGTGCGCGACACCGGCACTTTCTCCTATGCCTGCCATGCGGTGGTGGTCAGCGTCGACCTTTCGCTCGGCCATATCCAGTTGCTGGACTATGTGATCGTCGAGGATGCCGGCACCATGCTGAACCCGATGATCGTGGACGGCCAGGTCTATGGCGGCACGGTACAGGGCATCGGCACGGCTTTGTTCGAGGAGATGCCGTTCGATGCCGCCGGCCAGCCGCTGGCCTCCACCCTGGCGGATTATCACCTGCCGGTGGCCGCCGACATCCCGCCGATCCGCATCCTGCACATGGAAACGCGATCACCGATCAGCCGGTTCGGCCAGAAGGGTATTGGCGAGAGTGGCGCCATCGGCCCGCCGGCCGCCATCGCCAATGCGGTGAATGATGCGCTGGCCCCGCTGGGGGCCGCTGTGAACGAAATTCCGCTGACGCCGGAACGCGTGCTGCGCGCGCTGGCCGAGGCCCAGCCGAAGATGGCCGCCGAATGA
- a CDS encoding amidohydrolase/deacetylase family metallohydrolase, with the protein MSEQPVYDTLILNGTVIDPAAGRNGRYDIAVQDGKIAAIAPDLSQARAKETINAAGLLVLPGMIDTHAHVYQHVTGKFGLNPDMVGVRSGVTTLVDQGGPSCMTIGGFRNYVSEPAASRVLCFISAYLVGGLEGHLYPDLYGPNGVNVQHTVRVARQNLDLVKGIKAHAEIGGQSRWGIEVIKLGKQISSQLDLPLYIHLGQLWPTAESAPIPDPDELIRELVPIMEPGDILAHPFTRHPGGFVSDTGEVHPILLEAVHNRGVRVDVGHGSHFSFAAARKVLEAGVVPFTLGADMHGYNVQVPNSNEDSDRTGNPFFGVAPFNLTIAMTELLHLGLSLEQVVAMVTANPATMLRMEDSLGTLQPGREADISVLKLESGRFLLSDNTGEEVVSEKLLRPVFCLRAGTRFDADSFFVPDAIAA; encoded by the coding sequence ATGAGCGAGCAGCCGGTGTATGACACGCTGATCCTGAACGGCACGGTGATCGACCCCGCCGCCGGCCGCAATGGCCGTTACGATATCGCCGTGCAGGATGGAAAGATCGCCGCCATCGCGCCCGACCTCTCACAGGCCCGCGCGAAAGAGACGATCAATGCCGCCGGCCTGCTGGTGCTGCCCGGCATGATCGACACCCACGCCCATGTCTATCAGCATGTCACCGGCAAGTTCGGCCTGAACCCGGACATGGTCGGCGTGCGCTCCGGCGTCACCACGCTGGTCGATCAGGGCGGCCCCAGCTGCATGACCATCGGTGGCTTCCGCAATTATGTGTCGGAGCCGGCGGCCAGCCGCGTGCTGTGCTTCATATCCGCCTATCTGGTGGGCGGGCTGGAAGGCCATCTCTACCCGGACCTCTACGGGCCGAACGGCGTGAATGTCCAGCATACGGTACGCGTCGCCCGGCAGAATCTGGATCTGGTGAAGGGCATCAAGGCGCATGCCGAGATCGGCGGCCAGTCGCGCTGGGGGATCGAGGTCATCAAGCTGGGCAAGCAGATTTCCAGCCAGCTCGATTTGCCGCTCTATATCCATCTGGGCCAGCTCTGGCCGACTGCCGAGTCGGCGCCGATCCCCGACCCGGACGAGCTGATCCGCGAGCTGGTGCCGATCATGGAGCCGGGCGACATCCTGGCCCACCCCTTCACCCGGCATCCCGGCGGCTTCGTCTCCGATACCGGCGAAGTCCACCCGATCCTGCTGGAGGCGGTCCATAATCGCGGCGTGCGCGTCGATGTCGGCCATGGCTCGCATTTCAGCTTCGCCGCCGCCCGCAAGGTGCTGGAGGCCGGCGTGGTGCCGTTCACGCTGGGCGCCGACATGCATGGCTATAATGTGCAGGTGCCGAACTCCAACGAGGACAGCGACCGCACCGGCAACCCGTTCTTCGGCGTTGCCCCGTTCAACCTGACCATCGCCATGACCGAGCTGCTGCATCTCGGCCTGTCGCTGGAACAGGTGGTGGCGATGGTGACGGCGAACCCGGCCACCATGCTGCGCATGGAAGACAGCCTGGGCACGCTGCAGCCGGGCCGCGAGGCCGATATCAGCGTGCTGAAGCTGGAGAGCGGCCGATTCCTTCTGTCCGACAATACCGGCGAGGAAGTGGTCAGCGAGAAGCTGCTGCGCCCGGTCTTCTGCCTGCGCGCCGGCACGCGCTTCGACGCCGATTCCTTCTTCGTGCCGGACGCCATCGCGGCGTAG
- a CDS encoding LysR family transcriptional regulator, whose protein sequence is MDWDKLRVFHAVAEAGSFTHAGETLNLSQSAVSRQISGLEERLRVPLFHRHARGLILTEQGEILYRTTREIFSKLAMTEAMLAEGREKPKGPLKITTTVAFGSTWLTPNIKSFIDAYPEIAVTLLVDDNELDLSMREADVAIRMAPPRQPDLIQRHLMNIHFRLYASPAYLEQFGEPKSAAELGKHRLIIYGERSHLPFPDANWLLHLTRRESGVATLPALTVNNYYAIYRACLTGIGIAALPDYMVRQDTELKQVLPEVEGPQVPAYFVYPEELRNSKRITVLREFLLQNVANQQF, encoded by the coding sequence ATGGATTGGGATAAACTGCGCGTCTTCCACGCGGTAGCGGAAGCCGGCAGCTTCACGCATGCCGGAGAAACACTGAATTTGAGCCAGTCGGCCGTCAGCCGCCAGATCAGCGGGCTGGAGGAGCGGCTGCGTGTGCCGTTGTTCCATCGCCATGCGCGCGGCCTGATCCTGACCGAACAGGGCGAGATCCTCTACCGCACCACGCGGGAGATCTTCTCCAAGCTGGCGATGACCGAGGCGATGCTGGCGGAGGGGCGGGAGAAGCCCAAGGGGCCGCTGAAGATCACCACCACGGTGGCCTTCGGCTCGACCTGGCTCACGCCGAACATCAAGAGCTTCATCGACGCCTATCCGGAGATCGCCGTCACCCTGCTGGTGGACGATAACGAGCTGGATCTGTCGATGCGCGAGGCCGATGTGGCGATCCGCATGGCGCCGCCGCGCCAGCCGGACCTGATCCAGCGCCATCTGATGAACATCCATTTCCGCCTCTACGCCTCGCCCGCCTATCTGGAGCAGTTCGGCGAGCCGAAGTCGGCGGCGGAGCTGGGCAAGCACCGGCTGATCATCTATGGCGAACGCAGCCATCTGCCGTTCCCGGATGCCAACTGGCTGCTGCATCTGACGCGGCGTGAGAGCGGCGTGGCCACGCTGCCGGCGCTAACGGTGAACAATTACTATGCGATCTACCGCGCCTGCCTGACCGGCATCGGCATCGCGGCCCTGCCGGACTATATGGTGCGGCAGGATACCGAGCTGAAGCAGGTGCTGCCGGAAGTCGAGGGGCCACAGGTGCCGGCCTATTTCGTCTATCCGGAGGAGCTGCGCAATTCCAAGCGCATCACCGTGCTGCGCGAATTCCTGCTGCAGAACGTCGCGAACCAGCAATTCTAG
- the trxB gene encoding thioredoxin-disulfide reductase, which translates to MPTEKHTKLLIIGSGPAGYTAAIYAARANISPIMVQGLQPGGQLTITTDVENYPGFADVIQGPWLMEQMEAQARHVGTEIIFDIITDVDFSRRPFRATADSGDVYIAETLVIATGAQARWLGLESEKKFQGGGVSACATCDGFFFRGKEVAIVGGGNTAVEEAIYLTNHASKVTLIHRRDSLRAEKIMQDRLFRNPKVAVIWNHTVEEVLGTENPNQVTGLRLKSTEDGTERTLAAEGFFVAIGHDPATSLFKGKLDMDSEGYIITRPDSTATSIPGVYAAGDVKDKVFRQAVTAAGMGCMAALEAERFLAAQEHDTVGQAATVAAQ; encoded by the coding sequence ATGCCCACGGAAAAGCACACCAAGCTCCTCATCATCGGGTCCGGCCCGGCCGGTTACACCGCCGCCATCTATGCCGCGCGCGCCAATATCAGCCCGATCATGGTGCAGGGGCTGCAGCCGGGCGGGCAGCTGACCATCACCACCGATGTGGAGAATTACCCGGGCTTCGCTGACGTCATCCAGGGCCCCTGGCTGATGGAGCAGATGGAGGCGCAGGCGCGCCATGTCGGCACCGAGATCATCTTCGACATCATCACCGATGTGGATTTCAGCCGCCGGCCATTCCGCGCCACGGCGGATTCCGGGGATGTCTATATCGCCGAGACGCTGGTGATCGCGACCGGCGCGCAGGCGCGCTGGCTGGGTCTCGAGTCGGAGAAGAAGTTCCAGGGCGGCGGCGTGTCGGCCTGCGCCACCTGCGACGGCTTCTTCTTCCGCGGCAAGGAGGTTGCCATCGTCGGCGGCGGCAACACCGCGGTGGAAGAGGCGATCTACCTCACCAACCATGCCAGCAAGGTGACGCTGATCCATCGCCGCGACAGCTTGCGCGCCGAGAAGATCATGCAGGACCGGCTGTTCCGCAATCCCAAGGTCGCGGTGATCTGGAATCACACGGTGGAGGAGGTGCTGGGCACCGAGAACCCGAACCAGGTGACCGGCCTGCGGCTGAAGAGCACCGAGGACGGGACCGAGCGCACGCTCGCCGCCGAGGGCTTCTTCGTCGCCATCGGCCACGATCCGGCGACCAGCCTGTTCAAGGGCAAGCTGGACATGGATTCTGAAGGCTATATCATCACCCGGCCTGATTCGACGGCGACCAGCATTCCCGGCGTGTATGCGGCGGGCGATGTGAAGGACAAGGTGTTCCGCCAGGCGGTCACCGCGGCCGGAATGGGATGCATGGCGGCGCTGGAGGCGGAACGCTTTCTGGCGGCGCAGGAGCATGATACCGTTGGACAGGCAGCCACCGTGGCCGCGCAGTAA
- a CDS encoding M10 family metallopeptidase C-terminal domain-containing protein gives MPAPNQSGFYYEDASNSGDYRIDSLIGGYYWLSESSSASATVITYSFAGYGSFWGTSVYEQNDSEPWDPGFAPLNDWQQDAVRAALESWSDVANIQFVEVAETSSNVGTMRFAFTGYEMDGSAAYAYYPGYWPNAGDVWINPTYANDSDWSAGTYNFSTLVHEIGHALGLKHPFEGGDNGMTLSLAEDDSANSVMSYSALDGNQSTYNVLEPSTPMAYDILTIQALYGANASHNSGDSTYSFAANGSYYETIWDAGGTDTLVATGSQSVLIDLTAGNWSSLGAPIQIYGDGIADYVYQSSTVRIAYGVTIENATGGSGNDTITGNDADNAITGGGGSDSIVAGFGSDYIDVAGTGNSTVNGGNQGDTILGGSGNDELRAGKGLDYINAGAGNDTLYAGLGIDTMVGGGGSDVFVVRGYDARNPGALLRPTITDFEDGFDRIAIQGVSDIEAVLNTQTAIDGGVTLTVDGPRPAIITVMGVSTLDTGDFLSGGSFV, from the coding sequence ATGCCGGCACCGAATCAGAGCGGATTTTACTATGAAGACGCGAGCAACAGTGGTGATTACCGCATTGACAGCCTGATTGGCGGTTACTACTGGCTCAGCGAGAGTTCTTCTGCTTCCGCTACCGTCATCACCTATTCCTTCGCGGGTTACGGCAGTTTCTGGGGAACCAGCGTTTACGAGCAGAATGATTCCGAACCATGGGATCCGGGTTTCGCGCCGCTGAACGACTGGCAGCAGGACGCCGTACGCGCCGCGCTGGAAAGCTGGAGTGACGTTGCCAACATCCAGTTTGTCGAGGTCGCGGAGACCTCCAGCAATGTCGGCACCATGCGCTTCGCTTTCACTGGCTACGAGATGGATGGATCGGCCGCCTATGCCTATTATCCTGGCTATTGGCCGAATGCCGGCGATGTCTGGATCAACCCGACATATGCCAACGATTCTGATTGGAGCGCCGGTACCTACAATTTCTCGACGCTGGTGCATGAGATCGGCCACGCGCTGGGGCTGAAGCACCCGTTCGAAGGCGGCGACAATGGCATGACCCTGTCGCTGGCCGAGGACGACTCGGCCAATTCGGTAATGTCCTACAGCGCGCTCGACGGCAATCAGAGCACCTACAACGTGCTCGAGCCATCGACCCCGATGGCCTACGACATCCTGACGATCCAGGCGCTCTATGGCGCGAATGCCAGCCACAACAGCGGCGACAGCACCTACAGCTTTGCCGCCAATGGCAGCTATTACGAGACGATCTGGGATGCTGGCGGTACCGACACCCTCGTCGCCACCGGCAGTCAATCGGTGCTGATCGACCTGACGGCGGGCAACTGGAGTTCCCTGGGCGCGCCGATCCAGATCTATGGCGACGGCATTGCCGACTATGTCTATCAATCCTCGACCGTGCGCATCGCCTATGGCGTGACCATCGAGAACGCGACCGGCGGCAGCGGCAACGACACCATCACCGGCAATGATGCGGACAATGCCATCACCGGCGGGGGCGGCAGCGATTCCATCGTGGCAGGTTTCGGCAGCGACTATATCGATGTGGCCGGCACCGGGAACAGCACCGTGAATGGCGGCAACCAGGGCGACACCATCCTGGGCGGTTCCGGCAATGACGAGCTGCGCGCCGGCAAGGGGCTGGACTACATCAATGCCGGGGCGGGCAACGACACGCTCTATGCCGGCCTCGGCATCGACACCATGGTCGGCGGCGGCGGGTCGGACGTGTTCGTGGTGCGCGGCTATGATGCGCGTAACCCTGGTGCATTGCTGCGCCCGACCATCACCGACTTCGAAGACGGCTTCGACCGCATCGCCATTCAGGGTGTGTCTGATATCGAGGCTGTCCTCAATACGCAGACGGCAATCGACGGCGGCGTGACGCTGACGGTGGACGGGCCGAGGCCGGCCATCATCACGGTGATGGGCGTCTCCACCCTCGATACCGGCGATTTCCTGTCAGGCGGTTCGTTCGTGTGA
- the metW gene encoding methionine biosynthesis protein MetW, translating to MKQTPIRTAPLRVDLRLIADMVAPGSRVLDIGCGDGDLLDCLWREKQVDGRGIEISQAGVNASVTRGLSVIQGNADTDLADFPAGIFDYAILSQTLQATYNPKRVLAELVRIGKRAIVSFPNFGHWRVRRHLLTHGRMPVTGALAHAWFDTPNIHLCTIADFVELCGELGIEIERGLALDLGGRPLPGISGTGWRANLFGEQGLFLLSKAG from the coding sequence ATGAAGCAGACACCAATTCGCACCGCGCCCCTGCGCGTCGATCTGCGGCTTATCGCCGACATGGTGGCGCCGGGCAGCCGCGTGCTGGATATCGGCTGCGGCGATGGCGACCTGCTGGACTGCCTGTGGCGCGAGAAGCAGGTGGACGGGCGCGGCATCGAGATCAGCCAGGCCGGCGTGAACGCCAGCGTGACGCGCGGCCTGTCGGTGATCCAGGGCAATGCCGACACCGACCTGGCGGATTTCCCGGCCGGCATCTTCGACTATGCGATCCTCAGCCAGACGCTGCAGGCGACCTATAATCCCAAGCGCGTGCTGGCGGAGCTGGTGCGCATCGGCAAGCGGGCCATCGTCTCGTTCCCGAATTTCGGGCACTGGCGGGTGCGCCGGCATCTGCTGACGCATGGCCGGATGCCGGTGACCGGCGCGCTGGCGCATGCCTGGTTCGACACGCCGAACATCCATCTGTGCACCATCGCCGACTTCGTCGAGCTGTGCGGGGAGCTTGGCATCGAGATCGAGCGCGGCCTGGCGCTGGATCTCGGCGGCCGGCCGCTGCCCGGCATCTCCGGCACCGGCTGGCGCGCCAACCTGTTCGGCGAACAGGGACTTTTCCTGCTGAGCAAGGCCGGCTGA